GAAGTTCCACTTGATGCTACTGTTGGTAGAAGAAATGCATAAGAATTACAACCAAACCTTTATAGTTATGCATAggagtgtttttaaataatagtaTTTTAAAAGTATAGCTTTAGGACGACTGATAAAATGTCAgtttacttttgcattttaagaaaGCTTTTAAAAGCAGAGGTAAAAGTAGGAGGGCCCTGCAAAAACTTTCACATTTCAAATTTCAGGGGAAAGCAGATGGCAGAGATAATGTGCTAGCTGTAATGGTTCATTAGTTCAGAAAGAGGGGTGACGCAAAGTGGTCATGTGAAACTTTTAATACCTTGTATTCTGATAAACGAAAACTGAATTCATTCATACagcacacatttaaaaaccccttttgtgtttcacatcattaaGACCTTCTGTTACTTGCACACACAAGATTTATAATAGCTACAACTCGTCAAAGGTCGTTTAACTCTGGTTTGCGTAATTCAATCGTCTGTTACAAGAGCGATTTAGCAGAGATGCATTGCCTTGAGGATTgggttaaaggaaaaaaatgacaatcatAAGTAAAGTAGTGGCTTGAACCTGCTTTAGACTGTgaccacaaagaaaaaataaataaaaaaaaaagcagaaaactgacTTACTTTCCAAGCAATCCCTTTCCTTTGGGCTGTGCCTTCATCCATTTCCACAGAGGGTGAGCATTGTCACCGTTTACCTCTATTTTACTAAAGAGATCAAACTCTGCGTTGTAACCTTTAGCAAACTCCTTAATCTCGGCTTCTGTCCCCGGTTCCTaagttgcaaagaaaaaaattaaaaaataaaaaatatatatatatagcataaAACTATCTAGAAAAATGTCACTAACATCAGTTTTATGATGCGTTCGTTACCTGTCCTCCAAACTGGTTACATGGGAAGCCCAGGATGCGTAAACCTTGCTCAGCGTACGTAGCGTGCATTTTCGCAAGCTGAGTGTAGTTTACCTTCGTCTTTCCTCACTTAGAGGCCACATTTACAATGATGCAAACGTGGCccctggcagaaaaaaaaaagaaaaggcaaaagtGTTGGAACAAATACTTCACTGCAGGTATAACTGGACATTGCTGGCTGCTTCAAACCCAAGTAGTTTCTGAATAaagtaaagttattttttttcccccttaactacatggaaaaaaaagcagtttgaaaaAAGTCGTCACAACTAAAACAAAGACATTCATTGGTAGGAGAATCACGATATGATAACCCTAAAAACACATCATCAAATAGCTCCACAATCAGCTTAAACCAAGATAATATGAACTGCTGTTATTAAAGAACAGGCAAGCAACAACTATTCatgttgcttttgatttttaGCTTGTATGTTTTAGTCATACATGGACATGAGCAAAGTTAGAGAATAAATACTGGCTAAATGTATTAGATGTTGAAATAAATATGCTCATTATGCATGAAATTATCCGTCTACTCATGTTCACAATCTTTACAGAGTAAAACAACAAGCCGATATTAGCGGGTTAATCAGTTACGGTATCTGCAAGTGTGGTGAGCATTTAGTTACTTAATCGATGTTGCCTGCAGGTTGGAGAGTTTAGCTCCAACTATCARTAACAGTGAAGGGTGGGTTCCATGCAGTGACTGTCTTATTTGAGTAAATTATCTCAGGACAGACAGATTTCTCTTCCGTGTAAATGAAGGAAACCGAAGGAGTCACATTTTAACTAGTTAAGYTAAACAAGGTGAGACTGTGGAGCGGGGTCATGTTGCTCTgtgcactttttttaaaaaaaagggtcaTAAGAAGGTAGGAtaatgtgaaatgaaatgttaaaactttgatatacatttaaagtttaatataaCCTAAAAACGACTCTTAAGTTTCACTTTGGAATAAAGGGAAGCATTTTTAAGCAATATAAAATTGCTTACAAATTTTAAGTATGATAAAGTATGCATACAAAGACTATAATTTGTTACCAATTTATTCCACTTTAGTGTTATCAACATGGTATATTGGTaaactttttgccaaaaaaaagttttagtttacCTGAGGACAAGTTTTCCCCAAAATCCACCAAAAAGTGGATTTGTACatatgtacttttaaaaaaaatggtcttAAATCAATTTGCATGTCCAAATAGACTGCATACTGCCCAAGTTGCATCAGAATTTGGAACTTAAAAGGTACAGCCGAGCTTCCAAGtgcagtaaatatattttacttgtatttttccAGAGACACCTCATTCCCGTCGATGTCTGTGGCAGAGAACTCGTAGATCGACTTGGCGGTTTTCCAATTATCCACCTGAGCACACTGAAATATGAAGAGATATTGCACATGTGAGATGACATGATTATGCAATAACCGAAKAGAAGGGTTGGATCTTACTCCTGCCCTTTAGCATGRACTAAAGGGCAGGAGTAAGATTAAGTAAGAAGATGAATC
The Poecilia reticulata strain Guanapo linkage group LG17, Guppy_female_1.0+MT, whole genome shotgun sequence DNA segment above includes these coding regions:
- the LOC103479268 gene encoding phospholipid hydroperoxide glutathione peroxidase, mitochondrial-like, yielding MWLRPTVLLGVVGSRGLVRAMCAQVDNWKTAKSIYEFSATDIDGNEVSLEKYKGHVCIIVNVASKUGKTKVNYTQLAKMHATYAEQGLRILGFPCNQFGGQEPGTEAEIKEFAKGYNAEFDLFSKIEVNGDNAHPLWKWMKAQPKGKGLLGNSIKWNFTKFLINKDGEVVKRYGPTDDPEVVEKDLPTYM